A genomic window from Sulfurospirillum diekertiae includes:
- a CDS encoding sensor histidine kinase — MSVKSSFFFLTMLTFLVAIGVEAFIWVNERDNVNAMAKQNAQEIVQGFKQLLILKSDSFKKQALDYAAWNDLANFTDTKDPQWAEDNLRASIVQFGIDGMYILDQNKKILFSESNKPFLEAIETLIPFAVFDTANAGLLHFYAKVPQQGIIECYVAPIHRIDETIAQNSLAKGFVLIVKHWDEAFLEELSGYGIAEARLSAIQNDDDYNTVHEIPLSGIQGEKVGTLYLHIHNRMSEVLDRYGKKELKLTIVHTVILMIVFALLIAKFISFPLRDITVALNAKNKEPLRKYLLKENEYGAISTALCESFDTKEELEYLNKNLEKKIDEEVANSRLKDRMLFQQAKLAALGEMLGNIAHQWRQPLNTISVVISKIYLDSQMKKLTPQNLEDEIVKLRSLIQSMSSTIDDFKDFFLADTGKVLFSVSKCIEESIRMNDGGIANRDILFCVDCPQEIALNTFKKELGHVLLVLIHNAKEALIERQIAHGEITIKGYEQEHYVIIEVSDNGGGVTDEQLPHVFDPFFTTKDPTRGNGGGLYMSKQIIEQTMQGSINATNERGGLFITIVLPKDEA; from the coding sequence ATGAGTGTGAAGTCCTCTTTTTTCTTCTTGACAATGTTAACTTTTTTAGTGGCTATTGGTGTTGAAGCTTTCATTTGGGTGAATGAACGCGACAATGTCAATGCAATGGCTAAGCAGAATGCCCAAGAGATCGTTCAAGGGTTCAAACAACTTTTAATTTTAAAATCAGACTCTTTTAAAAAACAAGCACTTGATTATGCTGCGTGGAACGACCTTGCCAATTTTACCGATACGAAAGATCCGCAATGGGCTGAAGATAACCTTAGAGCAAGCATTGTACAATTTGGTATCGATGGAATGTATATCTTGGATCAGAACAAAAAAATCCTCTTTTCCGAATCCAATAAACCTTTTTTAGAGGCGATTGAAACGCTTATCCCTTTTGCGGTGTTTGATACTGCCAATGCGGGGCTCTTACACTTCTATGCCAAAGTACCGCAGCAAGGAATTATAGAATGCTATGTTGCGCCGATTCATCGTATTGATGAGACTATTGCTCAAAACTCTTTAGCGAAAGGGTTTGTTCTGATTGTAAAGCATTGGGATGAAGCATTTTTGGAAGAGCTTAGTGGCTATGGAATTGCAGAGGCACGTTTAAGTGCAATTCAAAATGACGATGACTATAACACCGTCCATGAAATTCCTTTAAGTGGAATTCAAGGCGAGAAAGTAGGCACACTCTATTTACATATTCATAATCGAATGAGTGAAGTGTTGGATCGCTATGGTAAAAAAGAGTTGAAGCTGACCATTGTGCATACGGTTATTTTGATGATCGTTTTTGCCCTTTTGATTGCAAAATTTATCTCTTTTCCTTTGCGAGACATCACAGTTGCGCTCAATGCTAAAAATAAAGAGCCTTTACGTAAATATTTGCTCAAAGAGAATGAATATGGTGCTATTTCAACAGCACTGTGCGAGTCCTTTGATACAAAAGAAGAGCTAGAATATCTCAATAAAAACTTGGAAAAAAAGATCGATGAAGAAGTTGCGAACAGCAGACTTAAAGATCGAATGCTCTTTCAACAAGCTAAACTGGCAGCCTTAGGAGAGATGTTGGGCAATATCGCGCATCAATGGAGACAGCCGCTTAATACCATTAGTGTGGTTATTAGCAAGATTTATCTTGATAGCCAAATGAAAAAACTCACGCCTCAAAACCTTGAAGACGAGATTGTAAAACTAAGAAGTTTAATTCAAAGTATGTCATCAACGATTGATGATTTTAAAGATTTCTTTTTAGCAGACACGGGAAAAGTTCTGTTTTCAGTATCGAAATGTATTGAAGAGAGTATTCGGATGAACGATGGTGGCATTGCCAATCGAGATATTTTATTTTGTGTGGATTGTCCGCAAGAGATTGCGCTGAATACTTTTAAGAAAGAGCTGGGGCATGTCCTTTTAGTGCTGATTCACAATGCAAAAGAGGCGCTTATTGAGCGGCAGATTGCTCATGGTGAAATTACCATTAAGGGGTATGAGCAAGAGCACTATGTCATTATTGAAGTTTCAGACAATGGAGGTGGTGTGACGGATGAACAACTTCCTCATGTTTTTGATCCATTTTTTACCACAAAAGATCCGACACGTGGCAATGGTGGAGGGCTTTATATGTCCAAACAGATTATTGAACAGACGATGCAAGGCTCCATCAATGCAACCAATGAGCGAGGTGGGCTGTTTATCACAATTGTATTGCCCAAAGATGAGGCATAA
- the queC gene encoding 7-cyano-7-deazaguanine synthase QueC → MGKIASKALVVFSGGQDSTTCLGWAKNRFDSVESITFDYGQKHRVEIAQAEKIAKALHVKNTLLSLDAFSQLNDSALIDGTQDIGAHHRTHTNLPASFVPNRNAIFFTLAHAFAQKQGIEHIIIGVNQTDYSGYPDCREPFVKALELALNLGSEANITFHYPLMHLTKAETFELSHQEGVLELVIDESHTCYNGVHDKKHAWGYGCGECPACVLRKAGWETYAKGR, encoded by the coding sequence ATGGGAAAAATTGCTTCCAAAGCATTAGTGGTCTTTAGTGGTGGACAAGACAGTACGACTTGTCTGGGTTGGGCAAAGAATCGTTTTGATAGTGTTGAAAGCATTACGTTTGATTATGGCCAAAAGCATCGCGTGGAAATTGCGCAAGCTGAGAAGATCGCCAAAGCGTTACATGTAAAAAATACACTGCTCAGCTTAGATGCCTTTTCACAACTGAATGATTCGGCTTTAATTGATGGTACGCAAGATATTGGCGCACATCATAGAACGCATACCAATCTCCCTGCTTCCTTTGTTCCCAATCGCAACGCGATCTTTTTTACACTTGCGCACGCATTTGCGCAAAAACAAGGTATTGAGCATATCATCATTGGAGTCAATCAGACCGATTATTCAGGGTATCCTGATTGTAGAGAGCCTTTTGTAAAGGCGCTTGAACTTGCCCTTAATCTTGGAAGCGAAGCCAACATCACTTTCCATTACCCGCTTATGCACCTCACAAAAGCTGAAACCTTTGAACTTTCACACCAAGAGGGTGTCTTAGAACTCGTCATCGATGAGTCACATACATGCTATAATGGTGTCCACGATAAAAAGCATGCATGGGGCTATGGTTGTGGCGAATGTCCTGCATGTGTGCTACGAAAAGCAGGATGGGAGACCTACGCGAAAGGTAGGTGA
- a CDS encoding 7-carboxy-7-deazaguanine synthase QueE — translation MLKVVDIFYSIQGEGAHVGVPSIFIRLYGCNLTCSFCDEFLHKGEYESLSFDEVLTRIKPYPAMNVIITGGEPSIYNLNGFIDYLQAYMYAVSVETNGYNFSNIASANWVTYSPKDWDKIEKYGYDEIKFVVSKESAVEKILEFSSYKPIFIQPQNEMDRPNKENVAFCVEFVKEHPQFILSVQLHKFLGVE, via the coding sequence ATGCTAAAAGTCGTCGATATATTTTATTCTATTCAAGGAGAAGGTGCACATGTGGGCGTTCCTTCTATTTTTATTCGACTGTATGGGTGCAATCTCACCTGTTCCTTTTGTGATGAGTTCTTGCACAAAGGAGAATATGAAAGTCTTAGTTTTGATGAGGTGTTAACACGTATTAAGCCTTATCCTGCCATGAATGTCATCATTACAGGTGGCGAGCCGAGTATTTATAATCTTAATGGTTTTATTGATTATTTGCAAGCGTATATGTATGCTGTTTCTGTCGAAACGAATGGCTATAATTTTTCCAACATTGCGAGTGCTAACTGGGTGACCTATAGCCCAAAAGATTGGGATAAAATTGAAAAATATGGCTACGATGAGATTAAATTTGTGGTGAGCAAAGAGTCTGCAGTTGAAAAAATACTTGAATTTTCAAGCTACAAACCCATCTTCATTCAGCCTCAAAATGAGATGGATCGACCCAACAAAGAAAATGTTGCTTTTTGTGTGGAGTTTGTCAAAGAACATCCACAATTTATCTTGAGTGTGCAGTTGCACAAGTTTTTAGGAGTGGAATAA